A DNA window from Ornithodoros turicata isolate Travis chromosome 10, ASM3712646v1, whole genome shotgun sequence contains the following coding sequences:
- the LOC135370614 gene encoding protein spinster homolog 1-like isoform X3 — protein sequence MLRLQDVKRRNMSRDENQATMPDYVVQPGVSSAAETATSYRDYISVAILFFVNLINYMDRFTVAAVLDNVISHYDLDNSEGGLLQTVFIISYMVAAPAFGYFGDRYNRKFLMAAGVAFWSTTTLLGSLPPGNAILFFLLRALVGVGEASYSTIAPTVIGDLFVGKKRSTMLACFYFAIPVGSGLGYIVGANVAAAMGSWYWGLRVTPLLGAVAVILLLFVLKDPPRGASEGGVALGPTSMKADLKSLARNASYRWSTLGFTCVTFATGALSWWAPTYMVYAARVLNNTETVDNQGINAIFGGIMSGAGISGVALGSFLSTRFRHRYQDADAVICAVGMVVSIPLIFIGSVFAHKIPQMSWVFFFLGITSICLNWSLVSDILLYTVIPTRRATAAAFQILISHLLGDAASPYIVGLTLQHRLKDRRNVNWKTQNLSLFCTVKVT from the exons ATGCTGCGACTGCAGGACGTTAAGAGGCGAAACATGTCCCGTGACGAAAACCAGGCTACGATGCCCGATTATGTAGTGCAGCCAGGGGTTTCGTCGGCTGCGGAAACTGCTACTAGCTATAGGGATTACATTTCTGTTGCAATATTGTTTTTCGTCAATCTTATTAATTACATGGACAGATTTACCGTTGCAG CTGTGCTCGACAACGTCATAAGTCACTATGACCTGGACAACTCGGAGGGCGGTCTTCTGCAGACGGTATTCATCATCAGCTACATGGTGGCGGCGCCAGCTTTCGGCTATTTCGGTGATCGTTACAACCGGAAGTTCCTCATGGCCGCTGGAGTAGCCTTCTGGAGCACGACAACGTTATTAGGCTCGTTGCCACCTGGG AACGCCATACTGTTCTTTCTACTCCGTGCCCTTGTTGGCGTCGGAGAGGCAAGCTACTCGACGATAGCGCCCACCGTAATTGGCGACTTGTTTGTCGGGAAGAAGAGGTCAACCATGCTGGCATGCTTCTACTTCGCCATTCCCGTGGGAAG TGGTCTGGGGTACATTGTTGGTGCCAATGTTGCAGCTGCCATGGGGAGCTGGTATTGGGGTCTTAGG GTAACACCTCTTCTGGGAGCTGTAGCCGTGATATTACTGCTCTTTGTGCTGAAGGACCCGCCGCGGGGTGCAAGTGAAGGTGGTGTTGCTTTGGGGCCTACGTCTATGAAGGCGGACCTCAAATCTCTCGCGAGAAA TGCTTCGTATCGCTGGTCGACGTTAGGCTTCACGTGTGTCACCTTTGCAACTGGGGCCCTGTCGTGGTGGGCGCCGACGTACATGGTGTACGCTGCTCGAGTGCTCAACAACACCGAAACCGTTGATAACCAAGG CATCAATGCCATTTTCGGTGGGATCATGAGCGGTGCTGGTATTAGCGGCGTTGCCCTTGGAAGCTTTCTTTCTACACGCTTCCGACATCGCTATCAGGATGCAGATGCAGTAATTTGTGCTGTGGGCATGGTGGTCAGCATACCACTCATCTTCATTGGCTCTGTTTTTGCCCACAAGATACCACAAATGTCTTGG GTGTTCTTCTTTCTTGGTATCACTTCCATATGCCTCAACTGGTCTCTTGTTTCTGACATTCTCCTT TATACCGTTATTCCAACGAGAAGGGCTACAGCAGCTGCATTCCAGATCCTCATCTCTCACCTACTTGGCGATGCGGCCAGTCCGTACATCGTAGGACTT